Proteins encoded by one window of Swingsia samuiensis:
- a CDS encoding lipid-binding SYLF domain-containing protein, protein MTLSGLFRSTTLLTVGLSVLTACSNEPQTTASDQQITVDHATLAVQDLFAKTTANSRSQKLLAQAKAVMICPSIFNMSIAFGGSGGRCVLMSRDARGSWSDPAFYRLHSGSFGLQLGVQNEELIFFIMSKRGIQALLDSQFKFDASASASFASIGTGLEDSTAGAKNTDIYAAQKAQGLYAGAAIGGSKLTSDSGANRAYYNQSVGPEDIIITMRVNNPAADPLRRAMMNAAKLPAASNASASTASANTSETNIDPVQDNAPSTQRSSITSQSLAPIQHRHR, encoded by the coding sequence ATGACCTTATCTGGTCTTTTTCGTTCAACAACTCTTCTAACTGTTGGATTGTCAGTACTCACCGCCTGCTCGAATGAACCTCAAACAACAGCAAGTGATCAGCAAATCACAGTTGATCATGCGACGCTGGCTGTGCAGGATCTATTTGCTAAGACAACCGCCAACTCTCGCTCCCAGAAGCTGTTGGCCCAAGCAAAAGCCGTCATGATCTGCCCATCGATCTTTAATATGTCTATCGCTTTTGGTGGTTCGGGCGGTCGATGCGTGCTTATGAGCCGTGATGCTCGTGGTTCTTGGTCAGACCCTGCTTTTTACCGCCTACACTCTGGTTCTTTCGGCCTGCAACTAGGGGTTCAAAATGAAGAGCTCATCTTCTTCATTATGTCCAAGCGTGGCATTCAGGCTCTATTAGATAGCCAATTCAAGTTTGATGCTTCGGCCTCTGCTTCTTTCGCATCCATTGGCACAGGCCTTGAAGACAGTACCGCTGGAGCAAAAAATACAGACATCTACGCAGCTCAAAAAGCCCAAGGACTGTATGCAGGTGCAGCGATAGGTGGTTCAAAGCTAACATCGGATAGTGGTGCAAACCGTGCCTACTACAACCAAAGTGTTGGCCCTGAAGATATTATTATAACGATGAGGGTGAATAACCCTGCCGCAGACCCTTTGCGCCGCGCTATGATGAACGCCGCTAAACTACCTGCGGCATCCAATGCGAGTGCTTCAACGGCTTCCGCCAACACGTCAGAAACGAATATTGACCCAGTACAAGACAATGCGCCGTCTACGCAGAGATCAAGCATTACCAGTCAATCTTTAGCACCTATTCAACATCGTCACCGATAA
- a CDS encoding inositol monophosphatase family protein, with product MSFDPIAVRLEAARSVVSDAAALALSMRPPPGGPTGTLKGRQDYLTEADGAVEALVSQRIQELFPEDGFQGEEGGLTRQGRFRWVIDPIDGTSNFARGRDRWCVSLGLLEQDTPVAGVINAPALQEVFTARKGYGAFLNGKRIQASPISNPQESMIEMGWSSRVSTELFQEKINAIMSLGAMPRSGGSGALALADVACGRSDGYLEIVIQLWDVAAALIILEEAGARTSPFLQTGGLTGGATILAAAPGISEALSQAVNVKF from the coding sequence TTCGCTTAGAAGCCGCTCGAAGTGTTGTCAGTGATGCGGCAGCACTCGCTCTATCCATGCGTCCTCCTCCAGGTGGCCCGACTGGAACACTTAAAGGCAGACAAGACTATCTTACAGAAGCAGATGGTGCTGTCGAAGCTTTAGTGAGCCAACGTATTCAAGAGCTCTTTCCAGAGGATGGCTTTCAAGGAGAAGAAGGCGGCCTTACACGCCAAGGTCGTTTCCGCTGGGTAATTGACCCCATTGATGGAACATCTAATTTTGCCCGAGGCAGAGACCGCTGGTGTGTCTCTCTTGGCCTTTTAGAACAAGATACCCCGGTGGCCGGCGTTATTAATGCTCCTGCTCTCCAAGAAGTCTTTACAGCCCGCAAAGGCTATGGTGCTTTTCTTAATGGAAAACGCATTCAAGCATCCCCTATTTCTAATCCACAAGAATCCATGATTGAAATGGGATGGTCGAGCCGTGTTTCAACAGAGTTATTTCAAGAAAAAATTAATGCAATCATGTCGTTAGGTGCCATGCCTCGCTCCGGTGGTTCTGGCGCGCTCGCTCTGGCTGATGTTGCCTGTGGCAGAAGCGATGGATACCTAGAAATCGTTATTCAACTATGGGATGTTGCAGCTGCCCTCATTATCCTTGAAGAGGCAGGAGCACGTACCTCACCCTTCCTTCAGACAGGTGGATTAACAGGAGGCGCTACCATATTGGCTGCAGCACCCGGTATTTCTGAAGCCTTATCCCAAGCAGTGAACGTTAAATTTTAA